CGACACCGGCGCGCCGCTGCGCAGCGGCTGGGCGTGGCGGCAGCAAAGGCTGCGCGGCGGCGCCGCGATCCTGGACGCCCAGCTCGGAGACGGCCGCATGGTGCTGTTCGGCCCCGAGGTGACGTTCCGTGGACAGTCGCACCAGGCGTTCAGGATGCTGTTGGCGGCGTTGTACTGAGCCTTCATTCCCCTCGAGAGGCACCATGACAAGGATTCCGCCGCGGCCGTCGTTGGGCGTCGCGTTCGCGCTCGCCCTCACCGCCGGCCCCCTCGCCGCCCAGTACGTACCGGGTCCCGGCGACGACTGGGAGCGCAGGACGCCCGAGCAGCTGGGCCTGGACCCGGCGGGCGTGCAGGCCGCGGTCGATTACGCGCTGGCGCACGAGTCGCCGGTGCCCCGCGACCAGGAGCAGTCGCAGGCGGCGAGCTTCGGCCGCGAGCCGTTCGGCCACGGCGTCGGCCCGTTCAGGGTGCGCGGGGGGCCCGCCGGCGTGATCGTCAAGGACGGCTACATCGTGGCAGAGTGGGGCGACGTCTGGCGCGTCGACATGACCCACAGCGTCTCCAAGTCGTTCCTGTCGACCGTGGTCGGGCTGGCCTGGCAGGACGGCATGATCGCGCTGGACGAGCCCGTCCTGCGCTACATGGCGCCGGTGGACGTGCCCGCGGGAGACGGCGAGCCCGGCGTCGACCGCGTGGCCTTCGGTGAGCCGGACCCGGCGACCATGTTCGAGTCCGAGCACAACCGGCGCGTCACGTGGGACGACATGCTGCGGCAGTCTTCGGACTGGGAGGGGACGCTGTGGGGCAAGCCCGACTGGGCCGACCGCCCGGACCGGGACGCCTCCACCTGGCTGACCCGCGAGCGCGCCGAACCCGGCACCGTCTTCGAGTACAACGACACGCGCGTGAACGCGCTCGCGCTGGCGGCCACCAACGTGTGGCGTCGGGCGCTGCCGAAGGTGCTGAAGGAACGGGTGATGGACCCCATCGGCGCCTCCCCCGCGTGGCGCTGGCACGGCTACGAGAATTCCTGGATCACGCTGGACGGCGAGAAGGTCCAGGTCGTTAGCGGCGGCGGCCACTGGGGCGGCGGCATGTTCATCAGCGCGCGCGACCAGGCGCGTTTCGGGCTGTTCACGCTGCGTCGCGGCCGCTGGGGCGAGCGCCAACTGCTGGCCGAGGAGTGGTTCGACATGGCCGCCACCCCCGGTCCGGCGAACGCCTCCTACGGCTTCATGAACTACTTCCTGAATCGGCCCGGCGAGGAGGGCCAGCGCCGCTACCCGAGCGCCCCGGAGGCCTCCATCGCCCACCTGGGCAACGGCACGAATCTCGTCTACGTGGACCCCGACAACGACCTGGTCGTCGTGGCGCGCTGGATCCCGCCGCGGGACATCGACGGGCTGCTGGCGCTCGTGGTGGGGGCGATAGAGAGCCGATGAGCGCGTTGGTCGTGTGGGAAAAGGCTCTGGACCTGGACGAGCTTGCCGAGGGGCGAGTCAAGCCGGTCACGTGCCATCGCGCGACCGTGTGCATGACGCATTTCGAGGGGCAGTACGCCGCGCTCGACAACCGCTGTCCCCACCAGGGCGGCCCGTTGGGCGAAGGCTCGATCGAGAACGGTTGCCTGCGCTGTCCGTGGCACGGCTGGGACTTCGACCCCATCACCGGCATAGCCCCGGGCGGCTTCGACGACGGCGTGCCGACCTACCCGGTCGAGGTGCGCGACGACGGCGTGTACGTGGGCTTCGAGCGGGAGGACGAGCGCGTCCGGACCGTCTCGGATCTCATGGCCGAGACCATGGTCAACTGGGGCATCCGGCACGTCTGGGGCATGGTCGGGCACTCCAACCTGGGCCTCGCCGACGCCATCCGGATCCAGGAGGAGAAGGGCGCGCTGGCCTACTACGGCATCCGCCACGAGGGCGCCGCGTCGTTCGCGGCGTCCGCCTACGGCAAGCTCACGGGGCGCCCGGCGGCGTGCCTGGGCATCGCGGGTCCCGGAGCCACCAACCTGCTCACCGGGCTGTGGGACGCCAACGTGGACCGCTCGCCGGTGCTCGCGCTGACGGGCCAGGTGGACACGCAGGTGCTGGGGCCGGGCGCGTTCCAGGAGGTGGACCTGGTGGCGGCGTTCGGCAAGGTGGCGCAGTGGAGCCAGACGGTCCTGCACACGAGCAAGCACGCCGAGCTGGTCAACCTGGCCTGCAAGAGCGCCGTCCTGAACCGCGGCGTCAGCCACCTGATCTTCCCCGACGAGGTGCAGAACCTGGCCGAGCCGGAAGGAGACAAGCCGGGCGGGCCGGAGGGCAGGGTGGCGGAACGGACCATCGCGCCGCCGGCCGACGCGCTGGAGGCGGCCATCGCCATGCTGCGGACGGCGAAGCGGCCGGCGATCATCGTGGGGCACGGCGCGCGCTTCCGCATGGACGGCGTCGTCGCGCTGGCGGAGGCGCTGCGCTGCCCGGTGATCACGACGTTCAAGGGCAAGGGCCAGATCAGCGACCACCACCCGCTGGGTTGCGGCGTGCTGGGGCGGAGCGGCACCCCCATCGCGAGCTGGTTCATGAACG
This Gemmatimonadota bacterium DNA region includes the following protein-coding sequences:
- a CDS encoding thiamine pyrophosphate-dependent enzyme encodes the protein MSALVVWEKALDLDELAEGRVKPVTCHRATVCMTHFEGQYAALDNRCPHQGGPLGEGSIENGCLRCPWHGWDFDPITGIAPGGFDDGVPTYPVEVRDDGVYVGFEREDERVRTVSDLMAETMVNWGIRHVWGMVGHSNLGLADAIRIQEEKGALAYYGIRHEGAASFAASAYGKLTGRPAACLGIAGPGATNLLTGLWDANVDRSPVLALTGQVDTQVLGPGAFQEVDLVAAFGKVAQWSQTVLHTSKHAELVNLACKSAVLNRGVSHLIFPDEVQNLAEPEGDKPGGPEGRVAERTIAPPADALEAAIAMLRTAKRPAIIVGHGARFRMDGVVALAEALRCPVITTFKGKGQISDHHPLGCGVLGRSGTPIASWFMNEADALLVLGASFSNHTGITPKKPTIQVDYDAMILGKFHAVDVPVWGEIGVTVAALRAALADGAGSVDHTGEVAERWRIWREEKERRSHERRGGGLDSASLFAALTRVVPGDAIMPVDVGNNTYSFGRYFECDRQTVLMSGYLGSIGFALPAALGAWAATQEADTPFAGRKVVSISGDGGFGQYMGELTTAVKYGMDVTHVLLNNAELGKISKEQRAGNWDVWQTSLHNPNFAEYAELCGALGMRVTETDQLDTALERAIAHEGTALVEVMTDPLLV
- a CDS encoding serine hydrolase is translated as MTRIPPRPSLGVAFALALTAGPLAAQYVPGPGDDWERRTPEQLGLDPAGVQAAVDYALAHESPVPRDQEQSQAASFGREPFGHGVGPFRVRGGPAGVIVKDGYIVAEWGDVWRVDMTHSVSKSFLSTVVGLAWQDGMIALDEPVLRYMAPVDVPAGDGEPGVDRVAFGEPDPATMFESEHNRRVTWDDMLRQSSDWEGTLWGKPDWADRPDRDASTWLTRERAEPGTVFEYNDTRVNALALAATNVWRRALPKVLKERVMDPIGASPAWRWHGYENSWITLDGEKVQVVSGGGHWGGGMFISARDQARFGLFTLRRGRWGERQLLAEEWFDMAATPGPANASYGFMNYFLNRPGEEGQRRYPSAPEASIAHLGNGTNLVYVDPDNDLVVVARWIPPRDIDGLLALVVGAIESR